One Deltaproteobacteria bacterium genomic window carries:
- a CDS encoding Slp family lipoprotein, with translation MIRRILFVVCLALLTVACASVISETTMNSVDQSISFAALQQKPDAYKGKTVVLGGQIIAVTAKDGETWIEVLEKKLDRQQKPEATDQSGGRFLVRFTGFLDPAIYAAGRNLTVAGQVEGKQVRPINEIRYTYPVLAAKEHHLWKDEETNRSPRFGIGVGGGVGSRGSGGGVGVGVGF, from the coding sequence ATGATCAGAAGAATCCTTTTCGTTGTATGCCTGGCGTTGTTGACCGTCGCGTGCGCTTCCGTGATTTCAGAAACCACCATGAACAGTGTGGACCAAAGCATCTCCTTTGCCGCGCTCCAGCAGAAACCCGATGCCTACAAAGGGAAAACCGTCGTACTGGGGGGGCAGATCATCGCCGTGACGGCCAAGGACGGTGAAACGTGGATCGAGGTGCTGGAGAAGAAACTTGACCGCCAACAGAAACCGGAAGCGACGGACCAGTCGGGCGGTCGTTTTCTGGTGCGTTTTACAGGCTTCCTCGATCCCGCCATATACGCGGCCGGCAGGAATCTGACCGTGGCGGGGCAGGTGGAGGGGAAACAGGTTCGTCCGATCAACGAGATCCGTTACACGTATCCGGTACTGGCCGCGAAAGAGCATCACCTCTGGAAGGATGAGGAGACGAACCGGAGTCCGAGGTTCGGCATCGGTGTCGGCGGTGGCGTGGGCAGTCGAGGCAGTGGCGGCGGAGTGGGTGTCGGCGTGGGGTTTTAG
- a CDS encoding DUF805 domain-containing protein codes for MDWYLMVLKKYAVFSGRSRRKEYWMFFLFNIIIGLVLGLVEGIAGIAGQSDQSILATLYMLAVLVPGIAVGVRRLHDTGRTGWWLLISLVPLIGAIVLFIMLVQDSQAGENQYGPNPKLPEAA; via the coding sequence ATGGATTGGTACCTGATGGTTTTAAAGAAGTACGCGGTATTCAGCGGACGGTCCCGGCGGAAAGAGTACTGGATGTTCTTTCTCTTTAACATCATCATTGGGCTCGTTTTAGGCTTAGTCGAAGGTATCGCCGGTATTGCAGGGCAGTCTGATCAAAGCATTCTCGCAACATTGTACATGCTCGCCGTTCTGGTTCCGGGCATCGCTGTTGGTGTCAGACGACTCCACGATACAGGCCGAACGGGTTGGTGGCTACTCATCTCGCTTGTGCCGCTTATCGGAGCAATCGTTTTGTTCATCATGCTGGTGCAGGACAGTCAGGCCGGGGAGAATCAGTATGGGCCAAATCCAAAACTCCCGGAAGCTGCCTAA
- a CDS encoding Slp/YeaY family lipoprotein — protein MRTQVFVAVILLTVVACAPFSQEMMREVQKDVAFTDVLAAPDAFTGQSVIWGGVIIETVARADDTLVIVRQANLDFQKQPMNTDTSSGRFMIRYSGFLDPAIYTGDREVTVIGRVAGKEERPVGDFRYTYPVIESREIRLWGKRKPKSPYYYDPWYWGPYPYHPWHYRPWYRNPYWW, from the coding sequence ATGAGAACGCAGGTTTTCGTTGCCGTCATTCTGCTCACCGTCGTGGCCTGTGCTCCCTTTTCACAGGAGATGATGCGTGAGGTCCAAAAGGACGTTGCCTTTACCGACGTTCTCGCGGCTCCGGATGCCTTTACCGGACAATCCGTCATCTGGGGGGGTGTCATCATCGAGACGGTTGCCCGCGCTGATGACACCCTGGTAATCGTCAGGCAGGCAAACCTGGATTTCCAGAAACAGCCGATGAATACGGACACATCATCGGGGCGCTTTATGATCCGCTATTCGGGTTTTCTCGATCCGGCCATCTATACGGGCGACCGCGAGGTGACGGTAATCGGCCGGGTTGCCGGAAAAGAGGAACGCCCCGTCGGCGACTTTCGCTACACGTACCCGGTTATTGAATCCAGGGAAATACGCCTTTGGGGAAAGAGGAAGCCGAAATCCCCCTATTATTACGATCCCTGGTATTGGGGACCCTACCCATATCACCCGTGGCACTACCGCCCGTGGTATCGTAATCCCTACTGGTGGTAG